The genome window CCATAGAGGTTTGGTGTTTAAGGGAGAGAGTCAACCCCCGTCTAGGCTCCCACGGCCACCATGGCTCTGGGTTCCTCCCCAGCCTTGAGCATCGCCCAGCAGAGCCTTGTCTGGTGGACACTGCCAACCCCAGGGTCTGTGGGCAGGGGAAGTGCCAGGACCTGGGGTCAGGGGCGATGGGGCACCAGCTGTGAGCCCAGGGCACGGTGTGGTGAGGAGGGTCCCTCTGCCCCTCAGCCAAGGCTGGCTCTCCTGGGGGCAGCAAAGGCAAATCTCGTCAGTCAGTGGGGCTCAGTGGACCCGGTCATGCCTGCCAGTGCTTGGACTGGGGGGTGTACCTATGTGCAGTCTTTAAGGCTGACATCCAGAGGGAGGTCGGGCCCTAGCCCAGGTCGGAGTGTCCTTGGGGTCCCTGCCCCAGCCTCATAGGAACTGCTTACCTTTCCTGATTTCACTCATTCCCTGAGTCCTGTTCAGGGGCCCCAGCAGCTGGGAGGGGCTTCAGTGGAGATTCAGCTATTGGCTGATTTCTGCCAGAGCTGGGCCCTGGGCAGAGCTGGTGCTACAGCCACGGTTCATGGGATGGGCATGAGGCCACGAGCAGGGTCTCACTGGTCACTGTGGCCTGAGCAGGGGCCTGGGCTGGCAGTCTCCCCCTTGCCTCCCGCCCTCTTCCCATCACCCCTCTGGTGGGCTCCACGACTAGGGAGGCTCAGGGTCATCAGGAAGGGTGGGGAAAGTTCCAGGGATCCGTGGCAGAGGAGGGAACCTGGGGACCCTAGTCGGGGAGTGGCCGGcgtcagggctggggaggggtctcCTGGCTGCAGTGTGGCGGTGGTGAGTAGTACCTCCTCTGCTGGGGGTAAGGCTCTGTAAGGGTGGGAGGGTCTGGGCGGGTGGGGAGTGGAGGGCTTGGAGCCAGTACTGTCATCCACAAATGGAGGAGGGTGCTGGGGGCCagttgggggaggggacagggagagCTGGGGGGCGTGGAGGGGGGGGTTGATGCACACTTTCTGTGAGAGCAGAACAGAGGGTGCAGTCTGGGGGGCCCAGGCTGGCCTTGGTGGGTGCCTGCAGAGGCCAGGTGATAGGTGAGCAGTCTTTCAGCTCCCAGGGCTGTGGGGACCGTGACCCCCAGGGGAGTCCCAGGCCTAGGAGGCAGGGTGGATGGTGGCTTTTCACCTGCTTCTTGGACTCAGAGTGGGAGAGAGATGTCGGCTTAGCCCAGAGTGTGTTTCTAGGGAGGGAAACCAGCCCACACCCCTCGTCACGCCCCTGGACCAGAGTGCAAGCATCAAGCAGCAACTGGATGTTCTCTGATGTTGGAGGCCCCTTGGGGGACTGGGCACCTGCTGCACTTTAGGCCTGTCTGCAGCAGCTGGTGTGGGCTCCCTGGGCCCTGGATAGGCAAGAGTCAGTGGTTTCATGATGTGAATGTGTGCTTGGGGTGGAGGGCCTGAGACAAGGGTTGGCCGCCCCTGTGAGACCTGTAGATACTGAGTAGGGGACCAAGGGATGCAGGGAATGTGAGCCCAGGCAGAAGAGGCGCAGTCCATGGGGACCCCAGTGTGGTTGCCGTAGGCCACGTGCTCCCACCCTGGAGCCTGGATGTTGGAAGCCTGCCCCCAGATGGCTGGGTCTGTGCTGAGCCCTGGGAGGTGGTGAGATTGGGCCCAGCCAGCAGCTGAGCGGTCTCAGGTGTCTGTCTGTCCTGGAGTGCGCAGATGAAATCCAGGGCTCAGCAGACTCTGCGACTAGCGGTGGCACTCCTGGCAGCCTCCTTGGACTCTGCCGTCTCCTCCCGgagcctctgcttcctcttcctatGAGGACACAGTTATTCTGCAGTAGGCCCCCTGCCGCCCTCACCTTGGTTACACTTGCCAAGACCCTACTTCTCACTCAGGCCACTCCCAGGTCCTtgggctgggacttgaacccatctTCTGTGGATGCAGTGCAGCCAAGCATGGGATCATCCCACCCACCCCGACCCCCCGCCACCCACCAGACACTGAAGCGGACGGGTGAAGGTCTGAGGGGGCGGGACACATCCTAGGAAGACCACTGGGGAGGCCAGGGTAGCCACCCAGGCCCCTCCCAAGGACCCAGCGTGCCCGGCAGCACCAGCTCTGCCTCTCTGCTGATGTCTTTCGAACAGTAGGgcccagcacacagcaggtgAAGAGCTCCTGATTCCCAGGATGGCTCACTCCTGGGACAGCTCACTCCCAGGATGGCCAGGGAAGGCTTGAGACCAGTGGGAGCAGTTGTGGGTGGTCTCGACAGcaatccccccccccccgccccaaccgAGGATGAGGAAGTGACATTCAAGTGAACCAGGGCTGGCGGGGGCTTGGGGCAGGAGTGAGCCTGGTGTGGAGGGTGGAGGAGGCTGCAGCCAGGAGCCCAGGAAAGGGGCCTGAGTGTGGGGTTGCCGAGGGACAGGCAGCAGGGCCAAGCACAGCCCTGATGTGCTAGCTCAGGCTGCAGGACAGTGGCCGTGGGTCCCCAGGTGCCCTGCTGGCTTCTcctattacagattttttttccacttgctGGATGCACAGCAcagtgtgcaggatcttagtttccctactGGTGGTGgaacccgagccccctgcagtggaagctcagtcttaacactggaccagggaagtcccagtgctgGCTTCTCCTACTCCAAGTGCAGGCTGGGCTGGTCCTACACTCTGGACAGGCCCCCGGCAGCCCCACAGCCCAGTGGCTGGCTGGAGGTGGTGAAGTGGGGGGaggacccccaccccacacaacAATGTCAGCATCTTGGGGTTGGCTGCATTGCCCCCTCCCCACATCTCCCTCCCAGGCTTCCAGCAAGGGGGCACAGACTTCCAGGGTTGCAGCTCTTGAACCAGGGATCTTTGAATCTATTTTCATCATGTGCACACGAGACTGAGGGACGTTCCCAAGGCCAGAGCTTACTGGCTACTCCTGGTATATCCAGCAACACTGGGATGAGTCAGGGGCTGGCCAAGCTCACAGCAGAAAGAAAGCGtcaccagaacctgaccatgctggcacccgATTGCAGAATCCCAGCCTTCAGAGCCATGAGACAGACACCCACACTGTGTGCTGCCTGGGCCAAGACACCCTTAAAATCCACAGCCTGAGAATGGCAGCCAAGAGGCGTGTCAGAGGCATGTGCCTTCTGTCCAGTCCCCAGTGCCCCAGAGTAGGTTGCAGGTAGGGGGCAGCAGGGTCTGGTTACCAGACAGAAAATGCAGAATCCAGCCAGCTGGGGAGGGGCCTCCATCGCCACTTTATTTGACTTCGGCCATGACTATAGAGCTCACTCTCCATGTTTAAGGAGgaacagagctgactcattggaaaagaccctgatgctgggaaagattgaaggcgggagaagaaagggatgacagaggatgagatggttggatggcatcaccaactcgatggacatgggtttgagcaagctttgggagttggtgatggacatggaagcctggcatgcagcagtccacagggtcgcaaagtcagatacaactgagcaactgcaaAACAACCTTCAGGTATATGCAAAGGGGCTGCGAACACCTGCTGCCCCCAAGGGGATGTACCCCAGCAGGGCTGTGTCAAGACTGACTTTGGGAAACCCTGTCAGTGCTTCCAGAAACACCTGTCCTGTGCAGCCACGAGGAAGGCTGAAAGAGAAGTGATTTTAGAGAGAGGCAGTGGGGTCACCTTCCATGAAAACGGAAGAGAGATAGATACTTTTGAATTCTTCCATGTTTCAACACTCGAGCAGCAATGGGTCTACAACTCAAGCTGGAAAAATAGATTAATCCATAAATTCCAAGTTCTGATAGAAAAGTCTTTTCTTAAATAACTTAAAACATACAGACACCCATACACTCCCAACTTAAAACTATTCAAAAGttacaaaatttataaataaatcacaGGCAAGCTCTGCCTTACACATACCACGAATTCACTCCAGACACAGACCAAGATACCATGAAAGCTGATTCACACGCAACGGACTTAAATACTAGATGACACGTGACCGACGATACCAGCAGGAGATGCAAGCGATGACCTAACCGCACAAGGTGAAGTAACTTCGATAAAAACTGTTGGGTTGCATCACACTTTGAGTCTCCAAGTGCCAGGGCCCAGTTTATGCGGTCTTGGCCCTTGGTGCAGGTGGACGGTCAGTACAGTGGCTTCAGGACATAACACGGTCCACTGCCCCAACGGGTTTGGGAATTTTTCTTTGGAGTCAGGTCCTCCAAGTCCTTCCAGCTCCACCCTCTGGCTCCTTGGCCCCAGCCTGGGAGAGGAAGGTAAGTGAATAGGCCCCATGGGGCTGCCTGATGAGGACGCCCTCATCTGATCAAATACTTGAATCGAGAAACAGGACATTTCTGCCTGGACACGATGCTGGTTCCAGACCCAGAACAAGATGCTCTCGGGTGGGCATGGACTGGTTCCTGGGCTTAGGAGTCATCCACCGCTGCGAGGCATCTGCTCGGAAGCCCGTTGTCACCAGATAAACTGGGTCCTCTTAAGGGCCAGCCTCATGCTAAGAACCATGCAGAAGCTGTCAGCTTTGCTAGAGGAAGGCCGACGGGAGGCCTTGCAGCACCGCCTTGCGCGGTTGAGACCCTGGCGTCCTGTGGGCACGCGGGCCGGCTCGGCCGTCAGGGGATGCCCTCTTTCCTCTGACAGCACTGTGAGGGCGGTGCCGACCAGTCATAGACGTAGGACAGGCGCAGCTGCACCTCGCGCTTGCATAGGCGGCCCTCGTGCGTCAGCGTCCGGTGTTTCTCCAGCATGTCCTCCAGGCTCTGCTTGTGTGTCACCAGGTACTGGTTGTTGCAGCCACGGGACTTGTACTCAGTGTCAAAGCGCGGGTCGTGCTCTCGCTGCACGTCCACTGGCGCCAGCCAGGCGCCCAACGACACGTCTTCGCTGTGCCAGGCACGCAGGTACTCGCGGCTGAGGCGCAGGTAGCGCACCAGGTCGGCAGAGAGAACGTAGCCGCCGCCAAGCGCGTAGGGTAGGTAGTAGTCGCACAGCTGCCAGGCGGCCTCACGCCAGCGGCCCCCGGGCCGGACACGGCCACGGCCAGAGAAGAAGCCCCAgtagaggcggcggcggcgggcaggGTCACGGGCGCGCAGTTCGGCCAGTACCGCGTCCAGGCGTGCGAACGAGTCGTCGTCCGCCTTGAGCACGAACTCGAAGGCCACGTGCTCGTCTAGCCAGGCCAGCATGGCCAGCACCTTGGCCGTGAGGTTCTCGTACGCGTCACGCAgcccaggcagcagcagcaggtcgcCGTGCTGAGCCTGCTCCCGCTCCAGGGCACGCCGTTCCTCGTCGCCTAGCCCGCTGGTGCCCACGGCGAAGCGCGCCCACACGTCCCCGGGGCCGCCGCGCCGCGCCGCCAGCCACGTGCTGCGGACCACGCTGCGCCTCTCGGCCGCCCGCGGCGCGCTGGCCACCAGCACGGCCAGGAAGGCAGCGGCGCGCGCCGGGCGGACGGGCGCCGGTGCTGCGGGGCCGGAGAGCGCGGAGTCGGGAGGCGCGGCGCAGCGCGCCAGGTAGAGCAGCGCAACGCCGCCCAGTGCCAGGCCGCCCAGGCCCAGCGCCGTCCGGTGCCGCCACGCGCGCCGCAGCAGCTTCATTGCTCGGGGAGCGCCGCGGACAGAGGCCGCGCGTGGGGCCGCGCCGCGCCGCCGGGCTACGTGGATCCCCGCGCTGTTCTCATTGGCTGCCCGGGAGAGCTGTGAGGCCGCTTCCGCCCAGAGAAAAGGTGGCTGCGCCGGCGTCGGCGTGGGGAGGTCGCGCCGCTCGCACCGCCCCCCACCCGACCCGCCTCTTCCCGGAAGAAAGATGGCTGCGGCCTAAGTGGAGGCCCGTTGGAGGCGTAGCGGGCGCTCAGGCCGCGGTCGCGGATcctgggtgaggggagggaggccGGTGAGTGAGGGCCGCGGGGCGTGACAgcccccgcccggccccgggGCGGCGGGAAGGGGGCGCGCAGGCCGACTGGGCTTCGGACGGCCCACAGCTACCGCCGACCGGGCCCCTCAGATGCCTGGGTCGGGGGGTCGGTGGAGCGAGGTCAGGGGTCGCGCCCCCGccgtgctgggggtggggagcatcCGATCCGCCTGAAGCCTGGGACACCCGGCTCGGCCTGGGCCAGTCGTTGCCAACGCCGTGTGCGACTTCTGAGGCCGGGGACGGATCTATTAAAAAACCGTTTGCGTTTTAACGACGATGGTCTTACCTGTTTCACAGAGTGGGCCCCAGGGGTGTTCAGGAACCCAGGGTGGGTCCCCCAGTCTGTAGGGCAGCCCCTGCTCTGAAATCCCTTCACCTGGGGCGGGAGAGAAGTGAGCGACTGACTCCTGTGCTCAACAAGGTGCAAAACAGGGTGTTGTGAACCAAGAGGAGGACGTCTACCTAATCTCCTGATACCTATCTGGTCATTTACGCTTTGTGCAAAATATCAAGTAAATAACATCCCTTGTACGACCATCAAGACAAGTAGAGTCTGGGACTGACCGTTCTTTCCAGAAGTGAAGTCCAGTCAGTTTGGACCGGACACCTGTGTGTTTATGGCCATGAGTCACGAGGGCAGTGTTTAGGTCAGGAGGAAGTTGTCTTGGTTTGCTCGGGAATTCCGGGAACGTACAGATGGTGGTGGAGTGGAAAAGCCTGCTGCGTGGACAGTGCTCTCAGACGGGGACAAACCGGAGTTCCAGAAGACGTGGTGGAGGGGGTGGTGGCAGCACAGAGTGCACAGCTGGTGGGTTTTGCTGAGGAGGGTGCAGTTCCTCTCAAACATGGAAAGAGGGACGTAGGCTGCCCGTCCGTGAGACAGGTTCCCCTCCAAGGAATGAGCCAGCTGAGCCAGGAGAGCAGGATCTTGTCCAGGGCTAACATGAAACCGACAGACACGTCTTTAGTAAGTGGAGGTTCTTCTATCTGgcgcagaaagaattcagtaatCCCCAGGGTGACAGGTGAGGAAAGAGTTTATAGTGTAAGACATTTATGAGAGATACAAGCAGGTAGGCAAGGGGACTCTGCCCCGAGAATTAAGCTACTACATTTTTATAGCCAAAGGacagtggggagggagaggaagaccaTCTTTTTCCTCATTCTTGAGTAGACGCCACTcctccatcatcagctcctcctccatgTTGGGCGGGGACCTCCTTGTTCCTAGCTGGTCAAACTGTCTTGTCCCTCCCTGTGTGGTTACGCTGTCCTGTCCCCCGTGGTCACGCTACCCTGTCCCCACATGTCAAACTGGGGCTGTCCTGGTGCAATGGGACTGAGTAAAAAGGTGGTAACTTAAATATGGCAAATCATCTCAGGTTTCAGTATAATGTGaccttttccttatatttttgtttatagtgAGCACAGAGGAGCTTGTCCTAGGAACCATTAACTTCTTGACTTTGCCAGGCAGGATGTGGGCCTTATtccaccattgttttattgttttcggGCATGTCTTGTGCTTCTGTTGCACGGTTTTGTTGCTGAGCAAgactgcttggttttgtggttaggCAGACCTGTTCTCTTGagtgatcattaacttacaggggtctTCCATACTTTTTCATTTACTTACGATACCttagtgggattaactatttaattacCTGCTTTATCTCTTTATTCTGTCCTCGTCAGACTGACGTGCAGAGGTGTCCCCCTGCCAGGGGAGATGTTAGCCAGGAGCACATAGGACAGAAAAGAGGCATCAGAGAAGCAAGTGTCTGCCGTGGGCCACGGGCTCTCCCTGGCCTCCGTCATGCTGAGGCCAGCACAGGGATCTCCTTGATCTGATGATGAGCACCGTGGTTCAGGAACCCTTTGTGCCTCAGCTTGGCTGCCAACGGCACCCTGGTTTGGGGAGCTTCCCTATGCTGCTCCCTTGCAGGCCTGCTGGAAGGGGCCTCTGAGGCACCTGGAAGGGCCAGAAGGTGTTTGCCTGGTGGACAGGCTCCAAGAGGAACACATTGAGGGGCATGGAGTCCTGCGGTGGGAGGGACCCTGGAGCAAGGACGTGTGTGTATTATGTGTGCGTATGAGCACATGTGGGTCTATGTGTGtaggtatgtatatgtgtgcacatgtgtatatgGTCACAAGTGCACTTGTGCACGTCTCATGTGCATGCACATTCTGTGTTTACGTGTGAACGTGTGTGAACACGGAGATGGCGAGTGGGAGCAGTGGCTCCCTGCCTGGTGGTTTGGGTTCTGTTGGCCCCAggtgtcacagagccctggggcAGGAGCCTGAGGCTGAGGAGCTCTGGTGCCTTAGTTCTGGTCCCGGGGCTGGAGTGCTGAGCTGGCATCTGCAGTGTGAGTTGTGACTCTGGGGTCAGCTTCTTTGCCAGCAAGTTGAGACTGAGTGTGCTGGGCACTGAGCTGTAGGCCCGAGGGGGGAGAGGGCTAGCGATGCAGAGTGTACCTCGGGGAGGGAGTAGGaactgaagaaaagggaaaacaggACATCCAGCATGGTCCCTGGAAATTGAGGACTTGTATTTCATGTTACCAAGTAAGCACCTCTTTAGCCAAGCATTTGCTGGGACGGGCTCTGGATCCTCCTGTAAACCTTTAAGGGATAGTCGGGGCCCGGCTGCCTCAGGCTGTTGGCTGCGGGCAGCTGTGCTGGATGAGCCGCAGGGCCTCCTGCAGTGCCTGAGGTGGTAGGTGGCTGTGGTCACCACCTCCCCGCTTCCTCAcccacctgcctctctctctgcagCTCCTGGCCACATTTGCAGCCTGTCCCGCACCGCAGACCCTGGCGGCCATGGCCTCCAGGCAGGCTCCCCTCTGTGGCCTGGCTCCTTGCTGCCTCTGGCTCCTGGGTGTTGTCCTTCTGATGAATGCGTCCGCCCGGCCTGCCAACCACTCATCTGCTCGAGAGAGAGCAGGTAATAGGGAGGAAAATGAGATCCTGCCTCCGGACCACCTGAACGGGGTAAAGCTGGAGATGGATGGGCACCTCAACAAAGATTTCCACCAGGAGGTCTTCCTGGGCAGGGacatggatgactttgaggagGACGCAGAGCCTCGGAAGAGCCGGAGGAAGCTGATGGTCATCTTCTCCAAGTAGGTGTCACTGGGAGCTGTGGGGGGAATGGGGTGGCTGGCCTCAGCCCCTCTGTTGGTCCTGCCCTGGTTTTGCACCAAGTCCCCGCTTGGTGCCATGTTGTGGAGGTGGAGCCCTAACACGTGCTCTTGGGAAGTTGGCAGCATTTCAGCCATGGATGTGCAGCCCTGAGCCGCACACTGTGCCCAcccaggggtgggagtggggttcaggtcATGGGGAACCCCCCAGGTTGTGGGGAAATGCAGAAACTAGCCTCCTAGGGACTGGATGTCCTGGGGCTGACCAGATGTGCTCCAGCCCCGTCCATCCACACTGTACATTTTTGTTATACATCCTGTGTCTGGCAGGGTTGTTGTGGGGTGAGGGGTGTCTAGCCTGCATTTACCTTCTTGCTGACTCCCCACACACCCGTCTCTCCCACGTGGGGCCCCATGTTTTTGCCACGTGTGAACTGCTGTTTGCTTGCCTGCCCCGCCCAGACCAGAGCACACAAGCCTCAGGACATAGTTTCAAGCAAGCAGAAGTAATGTTGCCACAGCACTTCTTAAGCGAGGTTTTTATTTTGggagcagttttagatttacagaaaagttgcaaaccGAGGCACATTTGTGGAAACTAAAACACAGTAGCGCTCC of Capricornis sumatraensis isolate serow.1 chromosome 14, serow.2, whole genome shotgun sequence contains these proteins:
- the B3GALT6 gene encoding beta-1,3-galactosyltransferase 6: MKLLRRAWRHRTALGLGGLALGGVALLYLARCAAPPDSALSGPAAPAPVRPARAAAFLAVLVASAPRAAERRSVVRSTWLAARRGGPGDVWARFAVGTSGLGDEERRALEREQAQHGDLLLLPGLRDAYENLTAKVLAMLAWLDEHVAFEFVLKADDDSFARLDAVLAELRARDPARRRRLYWGFFSGRGRVRPGGRWREAAWQLCDYYLPYALGGGYVLSADLVRYLRLSREYLRAWHSEDVSLGAWLAPVDVQREHDPRFDTEYKSRGCNNQYLVTHKQSLEDMLEKHRTLTHEGRLCKREVQLRLSYVYDWSAPPSQCCQRKEGIP